In Segatella copri, the DNA window TTTACCAGAAGGACCTGTAACCTTGCAACCTGTTGTCCCATTGTAAGTAATCCAACTCCAACGACATCTATCTATCAGTTCTTTAAACTGCTTACGAGTTGGAGTTTTCAATTTTCCTTCAGAAAGAAGATAAGCCACATCAAACTTGGTACCTGCAATTTCCTTATCTGTTGGAAATCCATCCAAAGAATGACCATTCATTCCATTTGCCCAACGATAATACTCCCCATACTCTTCAGGTTTAGTGGCACCTAAATTACAACCACACCATTTTACACTAAGTCCGAGATCAACAACAGCAGAAGTATCGATATTACTTTCTTGAACCATGTAATCGGTAATATACATCGTAGCCTCTTTATCTTCTTCTTTCAAGAATTTGGGTTTTGGAACATCTAGCGGTTTGGATGACACCTTTTCTTGCACACGTTCAACCTCTTGTGGCTCAGAATCTTCTTTAATTGCAGTTGACATATATAGAGTCTCTTCAGATTGAACCTTCTCGTTTTTTACATGAACTGCCTGAGCATTCTCCGTACCCAGCGCATCCAAGAAATCCACTATCGTATGATATCGTTCCTTTCTTCTTGGTTGCATTGCCTTTTCAATAACTCGCTTCGTCTGCTCACTTATGCCCATCTGCAATTCCGGCAAACCTTCATCAAAGACTGCAGTTGCCTCAGGAGGTGTTTGACCAGTCAACATCTTGAACATAGTAGCTCCCAAAGAATATATGTCTGTTTCTGGAGAGAACATTCCCAATCCTCCCACACGAGATTGCTCAATAGGTGCATAGCCTACGCTCACTCCAACAGGACTACTCGTAGTCTGTTCACCAGCTACATCATAGTTTTTTGACATACCAAAGTCTATCAAGACCACATCCCCATTCTGTCGCAACAAGACATTGCCAGGCTTCACATCCAAGTGGTTCATATTATGGGCATGGATATACTGCAAGGCAGATGCTATCTGTCTCGTATATTTCAAGGTCTCATCTTCCGATAAAGAACCATTCTTCTCTATCAAATCCGACAATGAGCCACCATCGATGTACTCCATGACATAATAAGCGGTACCATTCTCCTCAAACACATCCAACACCTTTATAATATGAGGGTGAGTCAACTTAGAGATATTCTTCGCTTCCTTGATAAACTTCTGGCGAAACTTCTCCACCAATTCAGCACTTCCTGTAGAAGGAACTGTCACCATAGATGATTCTTCATCACGATTACAGAGTTCCTTCATAAAGAATTCTTTGATTGTCACTTCGATTTCTGCATCAATCGTGCCCAAGGCACCTGCTACAGAAACCTTCTGCTTAGCCAAATAGGTGATTCCGAAACCACCTTGACCGAGCACTCGCTCAATTTTGTATTTGCCATTGCAGAGAATGGCGTTATTGCTTAGTTGATTCATAACCTCAGCACTATTTAGCTTTTACAGTTCTAACTGGTATTCCGTATCCTCCAAAAAGAGTGGTCTTATATATACCTTTCTCGTTATAGATATCAGGTACTTGTATCTCTTTGGGATTATCACTTTCATATACTTGCCAAAAATACGCATCAAAAGAGTCTTCAAAATCTTTAAGATGCACCTCAAATCCGCAACCTATAGGGTTTAGTGGGATTTTGCTTGCAAAGCGACAAAATTCATTTTATTGTACATATTTCTTGCACAACAGAAATGTCGCAGACACAAAATCCCCTTACCCCATAAAGCGACTTGAGGTAATACGCTGGTTTAACCAGAAAAGCATGGTCTTTAACCAAAGTCTGTCTTGAACAGGTTGGCATAAGCATTGTTGTCTGAGTAAATGTTCAATACATGCCTACGTGATGTCTTAATCCATTTCGCAGGAACAGAGATGAACTTGAAAACAAAGGTCTTGATTCTGCTGGTGGCACGCAATCCAAATTCATGGGTTTTCAATCTCTGCATAATAGCTTTGTAGAAGTTTCTGATGAGAGCTGTCATAAGCAGGAATACAGTATTCTGTGCCATGAACGATTTTGGCAATCGATTCCAGCCAAAGCCATTGTTCATGTCATCGAAGATGCGTTCCTTGCCACCACGAAGATTGTAGAATTCCACGATGTCTCTTGCACTCGACTTGTAATCGTTAGTCAGTATACATCTGTAGGTATATTCGCCTTCCCAAATGTCAAGGTATCCATCTATTCGCCTTTGTCTCTGTATGACAAGACGATACGGTTTTCCTTTCCATTTCTCAACAAGGATAGAATTCAACTCAAACTCAATACCGTTGATTTCAACAGTTTTCCATCCAGTTAAGGCAAACATGGAATCGTAGAAAGAAGAGCATCTGTTGGCACGAATATAAAAATGCCTGCAATGAGCCTCTACCATATCTACGATTTCCTCCGAACATGAGCCGCAATCCATGCGGGCACGAGAAATATATATTTCCGAAGCCTCCAATCGCTTGAAGATTCTTTCCAAAGTCTCTCTTTGGTTGAAGCGCACGTTTGTGTTACCGTCTCTATTTTCAATACCGACAATCATGTCGTTAATGACTGCCACCCCTGGACTATAGCCCAAGAACTTCTTGTAGGTTGGTTTTGCATCATACTTCTCTGTTTCAATGAACTGATGGTCAAAGTCAAAATCATACTCTTGACCGGATTTCAATTGACCAGTAGCAAGCAGGGCATTGACCAGTAAGCAGTTCATCTTGTCTGCAGTATTGAAATCATAGGATTTGCCAGAAGCAGACTTATAGGTGATGCTCTTAAAAGTCAGTTCTTCGATAGCACGTAATATGGTGTCTGCGCTGCAAGTGCGAAGAGTTGGATGAAGAGACAAATGTTTCATCAGGTGAGTTGTAACATCCTCAATACATGAGCCACCACAAAGATATACGCACATCAGAGAGCGTAGAATCTCGCTATATTGATAACCAAACATAGTGCATCTCAATCCCAAGGT includes these proteins:
- a CDS encoding protein kinase domain-containing protein; this encodes MNQLSNNAILCNGKYKIERVLGQGGFGITYLAKQKVSVAGALGTIDAEIEVTIKEFFMKELCNRDEESSMVTVPSTGSAELVEKFRQKFIKEAKNISKLTHPHIIKVLDVFEENGTAYYVMEYIDGGSLSDLIEKNGSLSEDETLKYTRQIASALQYIHAHNMNHLDVKPGNVLLRQNGDVVLIDFGMSKNYDVAGEQTTSSPVGVSVGYAPIEQSRVGGLGMFSPETDIYSLGATMFKMLTGQTPPEATAVFDEGLPELQMGISEQTKRVIEKAMQPRRKERYHTIVDFLDALGTENAQAVHVKNEKVQSEETLYMSTAIKEDSEPQEVERVQEKVSSKPLDVPKPKFLKEEDKEATMYITDYMVQESNIDTSAVVDLGLSVKWCGCNLGATKPEEYGEYYRWANGMNGHSLDGFPTDKEIAGTKFDVAYLLSEGKLKTPTRKQFKELIDRCRWSWITYNGTTGCKVTGPSGKSIFLPGAGRKSDYGIYRKDSFGYYWSSSRGHGLNAYYLYFNEEDSDLTYEPILTLRSIRPICE
- a CDS encoding IS1380 family transposase translates to MAKIQIKSEKLTPFGGIFSIMEQFDALLAQTIDSTLGLRCTMFGYQYSEILRSLMCVYLCGGSCIEDVTTHLMKHLSLHPTLRTCSADTILRAIEELTFKSITYKSASGKSYDFNTADKMNCLLVNALLATGQLKSGQEYDFDFDHQFIETEKYDAKPTYKKFLGYSPGVAVINDMIVGIENRDGNTNVRFNQRETLERIFKRLEASEIYISRARMDCGSCSEEIVDMVEAHCRHFYIRANRCSSFYDSMFALTGWKTVEINGIEFELNSILVEKWKGKPYRLVIQRQRRIDGYLDIWEGEYTYRCILTNDYKSSARDIVEFYNLRGGKERIFDDMNNGFGWNRLPKSFMAQNTVFLLMTALIRNFYKAIMQRLKTHEFGLRATSRIKTFVFKFISVPAKWIKTSRRHVLNIYSDNNAYANLFKTDFG